The Algoriphagus sp. TR-M9 genome has a window encoding:
- a CDS encoding FKBP-type peptidyl-prolyl cis-trans isomerase, with translation MKNSKSLLAILVLLVGIGTLTACKKTKVTENDGIEYTYVKEGNEKAPNGEFLLYNLEISTASDSVIYSTNDQPFPGYLMANDSMPVTNGMDEIFKGLRKGDSIAFEANAKVIFGNNFPPFLKEEDMIKVRLGAFEIMNEEAIQAYFEKVMAAEDEKKAERAKERLVEEDKIIQDYIAEKGLNAQKTESGLYYVIEEEGTGDPVTPGTTMHVDYAGYLLDGTLFDTSIEALAKEHDIFNENRPSYEPLPVTVGMGQVIPGWDEGLLLLKKGSKGKFLIPSPLAYGENGAGAMIPANSVLVFDVDVADVE, from the coding sequence ATGAAAAACTCCAAAAGCCTTTTGGCGATCCTGGTTCTCCTGGTGGGAATAGGTACTTTGACTGCATGTAAAAAAACTAAAGTCACCGAAAACGACGGTATAGAATATACCTACGTAAAAGAAGGAAATGAAAAAGCTCCGAACGGGGAGTTTTTGCTATATAATCTTGAGATCAGCACAGCGTCTGACTCTGTTATTTACTCTACCAATGACCAGCCTTTTCCGGGCTATCTAATGGCCAATGATTCCATGCCGGTAACTAACGGTATGGACGAAATCTTCAAAGGACTTCGCAAAGGGGATAGCATTGCTTTCGAAGCTAATGCTAAGGTGATTTTTGGAAATAACTTCCCTCCTTTTCTGAAAGAAGAAGATATGATCAAAGTGAGACTGGGAGCTTTTGAGATCATGAACGAAGAGGCTATCCAAGCTTATTTTGAAAAAGTGATGGCTGCTGAGGATGAAAAGAAAGCCGAAAGAGCTAAGGAAAGACTGGTAGAAGAAGATAAAATCATCCAAGACTATATCGCTGAGAAAGGCTTAAATGCCCAGAAAACAGAAAGCGGATTGTACTATGTGATCGAAGAAGAAGGTACCGGTGATCCGGTAACTCCAGGTACTACCATGCATGTGGATTATGCAGGTTACTTGCTTGATGGTACTTTATTCGACACTTCTATAGAGGCCTTGGCCAAAGAGCACGATATCTTCAACGAGAACAGACCAAGCTACGAGCCACTTCCAGTGACAGTAGGTATGGGTCAGGTGATTCCGGGCTGGGATGAAGGATTACTTCTTCTGAAAAAGGGATCTAAAGGTAAATTCCTGATTCCTTCTCCTTTAGCCTATGGCGAAAACGGAGCCGGTGCCATGATTCCAGCTAATTCTGTACTTGTTTTTGATGTAGATGTAGCGGATGTAGAATAG